One genomic segment of Natrononativus amylolyticus includes these proteins:
- a CDS encoding 3-dehydroquinate synthase II: protein MTRAVWVKADDTVGDWERRRNRITTALEAGADWVLVDEDDVERVRELGDISVAAFRTGGDVTLIDSPEDDGDGVQPDAFVVGKEGEGDGTIDLPSDFSGSADLSTLRRDADVDGGAYVRILDTEYETFAEAAATEAEYTIVIGEDWTIIPLENLIARIGEETSLVAGVTTAEEAKTAFETLEIGADAVLLDSDDPDEIRRTVEVRDAADRERLDLEYAAVVDIEQVGSADRVCVDTGSLFEHDEGMLVGSMSRGLVFVHAETAESPYVASRPFRVNAGAVHAYVRTPDGGTKYLSELRSGDEVQVVDTDGHTREAIVGRVKIEKRPMFRVALETADGDRVETLLQNAETIKVATSDGRAAVTDLEVGDELALYYEDTARHFGEAVEESIIEQ, encoded by the coding sequence ATGACGAGAGCAGTCTGGGTCAAAGCCGACGACACCGTCGGCGACTGGGAGCGCAGACGAAACCGAATCACGACCGCCCTCGAGGCCGGGGCCGACTGGGTGCTGGTCGACGAGGACGACGTCGAACGCGTCCGCGAACTCGGGGACATCTCCGTCGCCGCGTTCCGCACCGGCGGCGACGTCACGCTGATCGACAGCCCCGAAGACGACGGCGACGGCGTCCAGCCGGACGCGTTCGTCGTCGGCAAGGAAGGCGAGGGCGACGGCACGATCGATCTGCCGAGTGACTTCTCGGGGTCGGCCGATCTCTCGACGCTGCGCCGGGACGCCGACGTCGACGGCGGCGCCTACGTCCGCATCCTCGACACCGAGTACGAGACGTTCGCCGAGGCCGCCGCGACGGAGGCGGAGTACACCATCGTCATCGGCGAGGACTGGACGATCATCCCGCTCGAGAACCTGATCGCCCGCATCGGCGAGGAGACCTCCCTCGTCGCAGGCGTGACCACCGCCGAGGAGGCGAAAACCGCCTTCGAAACGCTCGAGATCGGCGCCGACGCCGTCCTCCTCGACAGCGACGACCCCGACGAGATCCGCCGCACCGTCGAGGTTCGCGACGCCGCCGACCGCGAGCGCCTCGACCTCGAGTACGCCGCGGTCGTCGACATCGAACAGGTGGGCAGCGCGGACCGGGTCTGCGTCGACACGGGGAGCCTGTTCGAACACGACGAGGGGATGCTCGTCGGCTCGATGTCGCGGGGGCTGGTGTTCGTCCACGCCGAAACCGCCGAGTCGCCGTACGTCGCCTCGCGGCCGTTCCGGGTCAACGCCGGCGCGGTCCACGCCTACGTCCGAACCCCCGACGGCGGCACGAAGTACCTCTCGGAGCTTCGCAGCGGCGACGAGGTCCAGGTCGTCGACACAGACGGCCACACCCGTGAGGCGATCGTCGGTCGCGTGAAGATCGAGAAGCGGCCGATGTTCCGGGTCGCCCTCGAAACCGCCGACGGCGACCGCGTCGAAACCCTGCTCCAGAACGCCGAGACGATCAAGGTCGCCACGAGCGACGGGCGGGCGGCGGTGACGGACCTCGAGGTCGGCGATGAACTCGCGCTGTACTACGAGGACACGGCTCGTCACTTCGGCGAGGCCGTCGAGGAAAGTATCATCGAACAGTAG
- a CDS encoding transcriptional regulator: MREADETTRQRLARALREEPGTPSALAERFDLTPGSVLRHVEHVSRSVEGTGEQFLVAPPACEECGFDRFDDLLNRPSRCPSCKSESVTEPTFTIE, from the coding sequence ATGCGAGAGGCCGACGAAACGACGCGCCAGCGGCTGGCCCGGGCGCTCCGCGAGGAGCCGGGGACGCCGAGTGCCCTCGCGGAGCGCTTCGACCTGACACCCGGTTCGGTGCTCCGGCACGTCGAGCACGTCTCCCGATCCGTCGAGGGAACCGGCGAACAGTTCCTGGTCGCGCCGCCGGCGTGTGAGGAGTGCGGGTTCGATCGCTTCGACGACCTGCTGAACCGCCCGTCGCGGTGTCCGTCCTGTAAGAGCGAGTCCGTCACGGAGCCGACGTTCACGATCGAGTGA
- a CDS encoding DUF7344 domain-containing protein gives MTVTSHSGFGCAEFVLALLEWLEHREEQPAAIDEAFRLLANHRRRLFIEVMCTYQEEVTLPDAAEEVASRETGLPVVEISAERVADVYISLYHDHLPRLVDADLLEYDQERDLVAPVALA, from the coding sequence ATGACTGTCACGTCACACTCCGGGTTCGGTTGCGCTGAGTTCGTACTGGCACTTCTCGAGTGGCTCGAACACCGCGAGGAACAGCCCGCCGCGATCGACGAGGCGTTTCGACTCCTCGCGAACCACCGGCGGCGGCTGTTCATCGAGGTGATGTGTACCTACCAGGAGGAGGTAACCCTCCCGGACGCCGCAGAGGAGGTGGCAAGCCGCGAAACCGGGCTTCCGGTCGTGGAGATCTCCGCCGAGCGCGTCGCCGACGTCTACATCTCGCTGTACCACGACCACCTGCCGCGACTCGTCGACGCCGACTTACTCGAGTACGACCAGGAACGCGACCTGGTCGCCCCCGTCGCGCTGGCGTAG
- a CDS encoding Rieske (2Fe-2S) protein, translating into MESTGRIATLESVPESSTFLFRVRDRDASETREALLVRDGEGVAGWLNTCQHFTHVALDKGDGATMRGDEIVCENHGAYFEADSGRCTFGPCEGAYLRDVETTVADGDVYLTDDDYEFVGVGPLETDAADRTSRSNVEF; encoded by the coding sequence ATGGAGTCGACAGGCCGTATCGCGACACTCGAGTCCGTTCCGGAGTCGTCGACGTTCCTCTTTCGAGTCCGCGACCGGGACGCGAGCGAGACGCGGGAAGCGCTGCTCGTCAGAGACGGTGAGGGAGTGGCGGGGTGGCTAAACACCTGTCAGCACTTCACGCACGTCGCCCTCGACAAGGGAGACGGTGCGACGATGCGCGGCGACGAGATCGTCTGTGAGAACCACGGCGCGTACTTCGAGGCGGACTCCGGACGCTGTACGTTCGGGCCATGTGAGGGCGCGTACCTGCGCGACGTCGAAACGACGGTCGCAGACGGGGACGTGTACCTGACCGACGACGACTACGAGTTCGTCGGCGTCGGCCCGCTCGAGACCGACGCGGCCGACCGGACCTCGCGCTCGAACGTGGAGTTCTAG
- a CDS encoding sensor histidine kinase, translating into MRVVAVAFGAVCAVLSWYHIRHAMLMEGSWEIVPQALFPLVLTALLLVAGSRALARLPDREVLRLAAWIVVGMATLALVGVWIISHQLGHGDDFTHKEYVVANAVTAGALGGLAVGWYNAQRQVATRKLRRQNERLEAFAGIVTHDLRNPLAVAISHLSLAREAENPRTHLDELENAHNRMDEIIEELLELARSGNEISDLETVDLEDVAVDAWESVSTEEASLAVTETRALVADRMRLLRVFENLYRNAVEHVGDGVQVRVEATADGFAVEDDGPGYPRGVVSALEDGKHDLRNPAGAGLGLTIVTRIVAAHGWTLSVGTSETGGARIEIRGVSGPASS; encoded by the coding sequence GTGAGAGTCGTCGCCGTCGCGTTCGGTGCGGTTTGTGCGGTCCTGAGCTGGTATCACATCCGCCACGCAATGCTGATGGAGGGCTCGTGGGAGATCGTCCCACAGGCGCTGTTCCCGCTCGTCCTGACCGCGCTGTTGCTCGTCGCCGGCTCGCGCGCCCTCGCCCGCCTCCCCGACCGAGAGGTGCTCCGGCTGGCCGCCTGGATCGTCGTCGGCATGGCGACGCTCGCGCTGGTCGGCGTCTGGATCATCTCCCACCAGCTGGGCCACGGTGACGACTTCACCCACAAGGAGTACGTCGTCGCCAACGCCGTCACCGCCGGGGCGCTTGGCGGCCTCGCCGTCGGCTGGTACAACGCCCAGCGCCAGGTCGCTACGCGAAAGCTGCGTCGACAGAACGAGCGCCTCGAGGCGTTCGCTGGGATCGTCACCCACGACCTGCGAAACCCGCTCGCGGTCGCGATAAGTCACCTCTCGCTGGCCCGCGAGGCGGAGAACCCGCGAACGCACCTCGACGAACTCGAGAACGCCCACAACCGGATGGACGAGATCATCGAGGAACTGCTCGAACTCGCCCGCAGCGGCAACGAGATCAGCGACCTCGAGACGGTCGACCTCGAAGACGTCGCCGTCGACGCCTGGGAGAGCGTCTCGACCGAGGAAGCCTCGCTGGCGGTGACCGAGACGCGCGCGCTCGTGGCCGACCGGATGCGGCTGCTGCGCGTCTTCGAGAACCTCTACCGGAACGCCGTCGAGCACGTCGGCGACGGCGTCCAGGTGCGGGTCGAGGCGACCGCAGACGGCTTTGCCGTCGAGGACGACGGCCCCGGCTACCCCCGCGGGGTCGTCTCGGCGCTCGAGGACGGCAAACACGACCTCAGAAATCCCGCCGGCGCCGGACTCGGGTTGACGATCGTGACGCGGATCGTCGCCGCCCACGGCTGGACGCTGTCGGTCGGCACGAGCGAGACCGGCGGCGCGCGAATCGAGATCAGGGGCGTCTCCGGGCCGGCGTCGTCGTAA
- a CDS encoding DNA topoisomerase I — translation MELIITEKDNAARRIADILSGGTFDSSRENGVNVYEWGGKRCVGLSGHVVGVDFPPEYSDWRDVEPVELIDASIEKTATKENIVATLRLLSRKAEVATIATDYDREGELIGKEAYEIVREANDDVPIQRVRFSSITENEVQNAFSEPDDLDFDLAAAGEARQIIDLIWGAALTRFLSLSAGQLGNDFISVGRVQSPTLKLIVDREREIQAFDPEDYWELFADLENDDGDAFESQYFYRDDEDNEAERVWEEAAAEEVYETLSSAETATVVDVNRRTRTDKPPAPFNTTQFIRAASALGYSAKRAMSIAEDLYTAGYITYPRTDNTVYPADLDPEELLEEFVGHPVLGESAESLLEADEIVPTEGDEETTDHPPIHPTGEIPTRGSDVNDDEWEVYELVVRRYYATVAEAAVWEHLKVVSEVADCRLKANGKRLVEAGYHDVYPYFNTSENYVPGVDEGEVLELTDAELEAKQTQPPRRYGQSRLIETMEDLGIGTKSTRHNTLEKLYDRGYIESDPPRPTQLAMAVVDAAENYAERVVSEGMTAQLEADMDAIAAGEKGLEDVTDESREMLEKIFAELADSREEIGDHLRKSLKDDKRLGPCPECGEDLLVRRSRYGSYFVGCDGYPDCENTIPLPSTGKPLILEDVCEDHDLREVKMLAGRQTFVHGCPLCKAEEAGEGPVLGECPDCGEDEGGELAVKTLQSGSRLVGCTRYPDCEYSLPLPRRGEIEVTEERCAEHDLPELLIHSGDEPWELGCPICNYREFQAREAESGTGLESLEGIGAKTAEKLAAAGIESIDDLSSADPDSLADSVEGVSADRVRGWQAKA, via the coding sequence GTGGAGCTGATTATTACCGAGAAGGACAACGCCGCGCGGCGGATCGCCGACATTCTGAGCGGCGGAACGTTCGACTCGAGCCGGGAGAACGGCGTCAACGTCTACGAGTGGGGCGGCAAGCGCTGCGTGGGGCTGTCGGGACACGTCGTCGGCGTCGACTTCCCGCCGGAGTACTCCGACTGGCGGGACGTCGAACCCGTCGAGTTGATCGACGCGAGCATCGAGAAGACGGCGACGAAGGAGAACATCGTCGCTACGCTCCGACTGCTCTCCCGGAAGGCGGAGGTCGCAACGATCGCGACCGACTACGACCGCGAGGGCGAACTCATCGGAAAGGAGGCCTACGAGATCGTCCGCGAGGCGAACGATGACGTTCCCATCCAGCGCGTGCGGTTCTCCTCGATCACCGAAAACGAAGTGCAGAACGCGTTTTCCGAACCCGACGACCTGGACTTCGATCTGGCCGCCGCCGGCGAGGCGCGCCAGATCATCGACCTCATCTGGGGTGCCGCGCTCACCCGGTTTCTCTCGCTCTCGGCGGGACAACTCGGCAACGACTTCATCTCGGTGGGCCGGGTCCAGTCGCCCACGCTCAAGCTGATCGTCGACCGCGAACGCGAGATCCAGGCGTTCGACCCCGAGGACTACTGGGAGCTCTTTGCGGACCTCGAAAACGACGACGGCGACGCCTTCGAGTCCCAGTACTTCTACCGCGACGACGAGGACAACGAGGCCGAGCGGGTCTGGGAGGAGGCCGCCGCCGAGGAGGTGTACGAGACGCTCTCGAGCGCCGAGACGGCGACGGTCGTCGACGTCAACCGGCGCACTCGCACCGACAAACCGCCGGCGCCGTTCAACACCACGCAGTTCATCCGGGCGGCGAGCGCGCTGGGGTACTCCGCCAAGCGGGCGATGTCGATCGCCGAGGACCTCTACACCGCGGGCTACATCACGTATCCCCGAACCGACAACACCGTCTACCCGGCCGACCTCGATCCCGAGGAACTGCTCGAGGAGTTCGTCGGCCACCCCGTGCTGGGCGAGAGCGCCGAGTCGCTGCTCGAGGCCGACGAGATCGTCCCCACCGAGGGCGACGAGGAGACGACCGACCACCCGCCGATCCACCCGACCGGCGAGATCCCGACCCGCGGAAGCGACGTGAACGACGACGAGTGGGAGGTGTACGAACTCGTCGTCCGACGCTACTACGCTACGGTCGCCGAGGCGGCCGTCTGGGAGCACCTCAAGGTCGTCTCGGAGGTCGCCGACTGTCGGCTCAAGGCCAACGGCAAGCGGCTGGTCGAGGCGGGTTACCACGACGTCTACCCGTACTTCAACACAAGCGAGAACTACGTCCCCGGCGTCGACGAGGGCGAGGTCCTCGAGCTCACCGACGCCGAACTCGAGGCCAAGCAGACCCAGCCCCCGCGCCGGTACGGCCAGTCCCGGCTCATCGAGACGATGGAGGACCTGGGGATCGGGACGAAGTCGACCCGCCACAACACCCTCGAAAAGCTGTACGACCGCGGCTACATCGAGAGCGACCCGCCGCGGCCGACCCAGCTGGCGATGGCGGTCGTCGACGCCGCCGAGAACTACGCCGAGCGCGTCGTCAGCGAGGGGATGACCGCCCAGCTCGAGGCCGACATGGACGCCATCGCCGCCGGCGAGAAGGGCCTCGAGGACGTCACCGACGAATCCCGCGAGATGCTCGAGAAGATCTTCGCCGAGCTGGCCGACTCCCGGGAGGAGATCGGCGACCACCTCCGCAAGTCCCTGAAGGACGACAAGCGCCTGGGGCCGTGTCCGGAGTGTGGCGAGGATCTCCTGGTCCGCCGGAGCCGCTACGGCTCGTACTTCGTCGGCTGCGACGGCTACCCCGACTGCGAGAACACGATTCCGTTGCCGTCGACGGGGAAACCGTTGATTCTCGAGGACGTCTGCGAGGACCACGACCTCCGCGAGGTGAAGATGCTCGCCGGCCGCCAGACGTTCGTCCACGGCTGTCCGCTCTGTAAGGCCGAGGAGGCCGGCGAGGGGCCGGTGCTCGGCGAGTGTCCCGACTGCGGAGAAGACGAGGGGGGAGAGCTCGCCGTCAAAACTCTCCAGAGCGGCTCGCGACTGGTCGGCTGCACCCGCTACCCCGACTGCGAGTACTCGCTGCCGCTGCCTCGCCGAGGCGAGATCGAGGTGACGGAGGAGCGCTGTGCGGAACACGACCTCCCCGAACTCCTGATTCACAGCGGCGACGAGCCCTGGGAGCTGGGCTGTCCGATCTGTAACTACCGGGAGTTCCAGGCCCGCGAGGCCGAGTCGGGCACGGGGCTCGAGTCCCTGGAGGGGATCGGCGCGAAAACCGCGGAGAAGCTGGCTGCGGCGGGGATCGAGAGTATCGACGATCTCTCGAGTGCCGACCCGGACTCGCTCGCGGATTCCGTCGAGGGTGTGAGCGCAGACCGCGTGCGCGGCTGGCAGGCGAAGGCCTGA
- a CDS encoding serine hydrolase, with protein sequence MPPSLEAETRRTIDDLLRERMREDAIPGLSLAVVDGSAETGVAYAAGYGSRDLETNEPATPETVYGIGSVSKSFAALAVMQLVDAGELGLEESVTEYLSADVPEEITPHHLLTHTSGYPSLATSEALIARQMGVGEAGVPLGSRADFYAHVEGARGEIAAEPGERWAYCNSGYTMLGDVVEAVSGVGFTDYVEAEILEPLGMRRSTYDGDRFEAFEDRMTPYALEDGEPEESALPVRERSAAAGGLLAPVTDLANYVRFHLQGGEFGGERLVGREALETQYGAHADTPAGPYGYGWRTRDVAGHELIGHGGSIAVSSAYVGFSLECDLGIALLANTSPGYGLAELGTGVFAALAGADPRELPFFERKRRFAELSGEYESYRGIKEAEVEAEGGVLRLRVGGPIGEGSWTTLIPEDVAAGEFYALTAAGNRQPVRFERDGDDLSLYIDRWRLHRR encoded by the coding sequence ATGCCACCCTCACTCGAGGCCGAGACGAGACGGACCATCGACGACCTCCTCCGCGAGCGAATGCGCGAGGACGCCATTCCGGGGCTGAGCCTCGCGGTGGTGGACGGGTCGGCGGAGACGGGCGTCGCGTACGCCGCCGGCTACGGCTCCCGGGACCTCGAGACGAACGAGCCCGCGACGCCCGAGACCGTCTACGGCATCGGCTCGGTCTCGAAGTCGTTCGCCGCCCTCGCCGTGATGCAACTGGTGGACGCGGGCGAACTCGGGCTCGAAGAGTCGGTGACGGAGTACCTCTCGGCGGACGTCCCCGAGGAGATTACGCCCCACCACCTGCTGACCCACACCTCGGGCTACCCCTCGCTCGCGACGAGCGAGGCGCTGATCGCCCGCCAGATGGGCGTCGGCGAGGCCGGCGTGCCGCTCGGGAGCCGAGCGGATTTCTACGCCCACGTCGAGGGCGCCCGCGGGGAGATCGCGGCCGAACCGGGCGAGCGGTGGGCGTACTGCAACTCGGGGTACACCATGCTCGGCGACGTCGTCGAGGCGGTTTCGGGCGTCGGCTTCACCGACTACGTCGAGGCGGAGATCCTCGAGCCCCTCGGGATGCGCCGCTCGACCTACGACGGGGACCGCTTCGAGGCGTTCGAGGACCGGATGACGCCGTACGCGCTCGAGGACGGCGAGCCCGAGGAGTCGGCGCTGCCGGTCCGCGAGCGAAGCGCCGCCGCCGGCGGGTTACTCGCCCCCGTGACGGACCTGGCGAACTACGTTCGGTTCCACCTCCAGGGCGGCGAGTTCGGCGGCGAGCGGCTGGTGGGACGGGAGGCCCTCGAGACCCAGTACGGCGCCCACGCCGACACGCCGGCCGGGCCGTACGGCTACGGCTGGCGGACCCGCGACGTCGCCGGCCACGAGCTGATCGGCCACGGGGGCTCGATCGCCGTCTCGAGCGCGTACGTGGGATTCAGCCTCGAGTGCGACCTCGGGATCGCGCTGCTCGCGAACACCTCCCCGGGGTACGGTCTCGCGGAACTCGGGACGGGCGTCTTCGCCGCTCTCGCGGGAGCGGACCCCCGCGAACTGCCGTTCTTCGAGCGAAAGCGCCGCTTCGCCGAGCTCTCGGGCGAGTACGAGTCCTACCGGGGAATCAAGGAGGCCGAAGTCGAAGCCGAGGGCGGGGTCCTCCGGCTGCGCGTGGGCGGCCCCATCGGCGAGGGCTCGTGGACGACCCTGATCCCGGAGGACGTCGCGGCGGGCGAGTTCTACGCGCTGACCGCCGCGGGGAACCGCCAGCCCGTGCGCTTCGAGCGCGACGGCGACGACCTGAGCCTCTACATCGACCGCTGGCGGCTCCACCGGCGCTGA